Proteins encoded together in one Diabrotica undecimpunctata isolate CICGRU chromosome 3, icDiaUnde3, whole genome shotgun sequence window:
- the LOC140436303 gene encoding uncharacterized protein → MPVMMAKNYSHCPLKKRPIVFDDIPEEPENLSTKPEDLSRTGRLASVSPPSSPTLSTSASPPSSVPDSPPSSPPMSSPSPTHFMYQPPIKVEPLREYPVPISPEYAPQTWHRSVAPMYHPAYHPYMYPYHENMYMGPASPYSDSSLSPPHQMQQPLQPLALRPTVYSSMDQNSLSPNSSTTSPPPQTVPSAEDLSEKRRAGVRHQCPDCGKSYSTFSGLSKHRQFHCAAGDGPKKSFSCKYCEKVYVSLGALKMHIRTHTLPCKCTICGKAFSRPWLLQGHIRTHTGEKPFSCTYCNRAFADRSNLRAHLQTHSDIKKYSCNTCSKTFSRMSLLTKHTEGGCTLMHLEKMC, encoded by the exons ATGCCCGTTATGATGGCTAAGAATTACTCACATTGTCCTTTGAAGAAAAGGCCGATCGTCTTTGACGATATACCTG AAGAACCTGAGAACCTCTCTACAAAACCAGAAGATCTAAGCCGGACCGGTCGTCTAGCTTCAGTATCTCCTCCATCATCACCCACTTTATCAACATCAGCTTCTCCACCATCGTCAGTACCAGATTCTCCACCTTCATCTCCACCAATGTCATCCCCATCGCCGACGCACTTTATGTACCAACCGCCGATTAAGGTAGAACCGCTGAGGGAGTACCCTGTGCCAATCAGCCCGGAATACGCACCTCAAACGTGGCACAGAAGTGTGGCGCCTATGTACCATCCAGCCTACCATCCTTACATGTATCCATACCACGAGAATATGTACATGGGACCAGCTTCTCCCTACAGTGATAGCTCTTTGTCGCCTCCACACCAGATGCAGCAACCCCTGCAGCCACTTGCCTTGAGACCAACCGTTTATTCATCGATGGATCAGAACAGTTTAAGTCCAAATAGTTCTACGACGTCACCTCCACCTCAAACAGTACCTTCCGCTGAAGATTTATCAGAAAAACGAAGAGCTGGCGTAAGGCATCAATGTCCCGATTGCGGAAAAAGCTACTCTACCTTCTCTGGTTTATCGAAACACAGACAGTTCCACTGTGCAGCTGGCGATGGCCCCAAAAAGTCGTTCAGCTGTAAATACTGTGAAAAAGTATACGTGTCCCTAGGAGCTTTAAAAATGCACATCAGAACACATACCCTACCATGCAAATGCACCATCTGTGGCAAAGCTTTCTCCAGACCATGGTTGCTGCAAGGCCACATCAggacacacactggagaaaaacctttctCCTGTACATACTGCAACAGAGCCTTCGCCGACAGGTCCAATCTCAGGGCTCACTTGCAGACCCACTCAGACATCAAAAAATATTCCTGTAATACCTGCAGCAAGACCTTTTCCAGGATGTCGCTGCTAACCAAACACACAGAGGGCGGTTGCACTCTCATGCACTTGGAAAAAATGTGTTAA